From Candidatus Binatia bacterium:
TGGATTTTTTTGGGCAAGCCGGACCTGTCTATGATACTCAACGGCTCGCTGGCAGGGCTTGTGGCGATAACGGCTCCTTGCGCGTTTGTGAGCGTTCCGAGTTCCCTGATTATCGGCTTAATTGCCGGCATATTGGTCGTTGTGTCCGTGCTCTTTTTTGATCGAATCAAAGTGGACGATCCGGTCGGAGCAATCTCGGTCCACCTCGTTAACGGGGCGTTTGGGACCCTCGCCCTCGGTCTCTTCGCCCAGGATCAGTTTATGCCCGGAACCACCGGCAATGGCCTCTTTTTTGGCGGCGGGCTTAAGCTATTCCTGGCCCAGCTCACGGGTGTGGTGGCTGTTGGTGTCTTTGTCGTTATCAGTTCGTTGATCTTCTGGGGCATCATTAAGGCCACGGTCGGTCTGAGAGTCCCGCCTGACGAAGAACTAGAAGGGTTGGATGTAGGCGAACACGGGATGCGGGCCTATCCAGATTTTCAGTTGACTCATGGGCGAGAGTAACCACATTTAACAAAGGGAGGAAGATGGTAATGGCAGCGAAGGACGTTTTAGATTTAGCGAAGAAGAACAAAGTTGAGATCGTCGATCTTAAATTCGTCGATGTCCCCGGACTGTGGCAGCACTTCTCCATACCAGCAGCCGAGTTGACCGAAGAACTGTTCGAAGAAGGAATCGGCTTTGACGGCTCCAGCATCAGGGGATTTCAAGCCATCAACGAATCCGACATGCTGCTCATCGCCGACCCCGACACCGCCATATTGGACCCGTTCACCGAGCACGTGACGTTGAGTCTCATCTGCAACATCATCGACCCCATCACCCGCGAGCCCTACAGCCGCGATCCCAGATACATTGCCCAGAAAGCCGAGAAGCACCTGAAGAGCACCGGTCTCGCCGACACCAGCTACTGGGGACCCGAGATCGAGTTCTTCATCTTCGACAGCGTGCGTTTTAACCAGACCTACAACGAAGGCTACTACCACATCGACTCGGAAGAAGGGTTCTGGAATTCCGGCAAAGAAGGCCCCAACGGCGCCGGCAACCTGGGCTACAAGATCCGCTACAAAGAAGGCTATTTCCCCGTTCCCCCCATGGACCAATACCAGGATCTTCGCTCCGAAATGGTCCGTAACATGGAGAAATGCGGCATCAAAATCGAAGTCCACCACCACGAGGTCGGCACCGCCGGGCAGACGGAAATCGACATGAGATACGGCACGCTGACCCGCATGGCCGACCAGGTACTACTCTACAAATACATCATCAAAAACACCGCGAGGAAGCGAGGCAAGACCGTCACCGTCATGCCCAAGCCTTTATTCCAGGACAACGGCTCCGGCATGCACACCCACCAGAGCCTTTGGAAAAACGGCAAGAATATCTTCTACGACAAAAAAGGCTACGGTCTGATCAGCGAGACCGCCCGGTACTACATCGGCGGCTTGATCAAACACGCTCATGCGCTCTGCGCCTTCATCGCCCCAACGACCAACTCCTACCGGCGACTCGTTCCAGGCTATGAAGCGCCGATCAACCTGGTCTACTCCGCCCGAAACAGAAGCGCATGCGTAAGGATACCGATGTATTCATCCAGCGAAAAGGCAAAACGGTTAGAGTTCAGGACTCCCGATCCGAGCTGCAACCCGTAC
This genomic window contains:
- the glnA gene encoding type I glutamate--ammonia ligase, yielding MAAKDVLDLAKKNKVEIVDLKFVDVPGLWQHFSIPAAELTEELFEEGIGFDGSSIRGFQAINESDMLLIADPDTAILDPFTEHVTLSLICNIIDPITREPYSRDPRYIAQKAEKHLKSTGLADTSYWGPEIEFFIFDSVRFNQTYNEGYYHIDSEEGFWNSGKEGPNGAGNLGYKIRYKEGYFPVPPMDQYQDLRSEMVRNMEKCGIKIEVHHHEVGTAGQTEIDMRYGTLTRMADQVLLYKYIIKNTARKRGKTVTVMPKPLFQDNGSGMHTHQSLWKNGKNIFYDKKGYGLISETARYYIGGLIKHAHALCAFIAPTTNSYRRLVPGYEAPINLVYSARNRSACVRIPMYSSSEKAKRLEFRTPDPSCNPYLAFPAMLMAGLDGVKNKIEPPKPIDKDLYELEPHEAAKVKSMPGSLDQALDALEKDHDFLLKGDVFTKDVIETWLDYKRKKEVDAIRLRPHPYEFALYYDI